One region of Macadamia integrifolia cultivar HAES 741 chromosome 11, SCU_Mint_v3, whole genome shotgun sequence genomic DNA includes:
- the LOC122093196 gene encoding trafficking protein particle complex II-specific subunit 130 homolog, with product MANYLAQFQTIKNACDHLIIAVEDVSDLWPIVRAGFEERLPLKRACLNNKTRNSVYVEQLPAEFILTTDSRLRSRYPQELSVFWFREPYATVVLVTCEDLDEFRTILKPRLKLIVQNDEREWFIVFVSKAHPSNDQATKLAKKIYAKLEVDFSSKKRERCCKFDMHGPESNFWEDLDSKIVESIRNTLDRRIQFYEDEIRKFSEQRLMPVWNFCNFFILKESLAFMFEMAHLHEDSLREYDELELCYLETVNTTSAKHRDFGGVDHGDDQAALLKPGYKPLSQIAQDDSFREFEFRQYLFACQAKLLFKLNRPVEVASRGYSFVISFSKGLALHENTLPFCMREVWVITACLALINATIYHYNDGIVAPDVEKEFYRLQGDLYSLCRIKFLRLAYLIGYGTEIERSPVNSAALSMLPWPKPAVWPIVPPDASSEVLTKEKASHLIYICGLC from the exons ATGGCGAACTATCTAGCTCAGTTTCAGACAATCAAGAACGCTTGTGATCACCTGATCATTGCAG TTGAAGATGTAAGTGACTTATGGCCCATTGTCAGAGCCGGATTTGAAGAGCGATTGCCACTCAAAAGAGCTTGTTTGAATAACAAGACTCGTAATTCTGTTTATGTGGAACAACTGCCTGCTGAGTTCATATTAACAACAGACTCAAGGCTGCGCAGCCGTTATCCACAGGAGCTGTCAGTATTTTGGTTCCGAGAACCATATGCTACTGTGGTACTTGTTACTTGTGAG GACCTTGATGAGTTCAGGACCATATTGAAACCACGTCTAAAACTAattgttcaaaatgatgagcgAGAGTGGTTTATTGTATTTGTGTCAAAAGCTCACCCCAGCAATGACCAGGCCACCaagttagcaaaaaaaatatatgccaAACTAGAAGTCGATTTTAgttcaaagaagagagaaag GTGCTGCAAATTTGATATGCATGGGCCAGAGTCAAACTTTTGGGAAGATTTGGATTCTAAGATTGTGGAGTCTATAAGGAATACATTGGATAGGCGTATTCAATTCTATGAAGATGAGATTCGCAAGTTTAGTGAGCAGCGCCTCATGCCAGTGTGGAACTTCTGCAATTTCTTCATTTTGAAG GAAAGCTTGGCTTTTATGTTTGAGATGGCTCATCTTCATGAAGATTCTTTGCGTGAATATGATGAACTAGAACTTTGCTATTTAGAAACAG TCAATACGACATCTGCAAAACACAGGGATTTTGGTGGAGTGGATCATGGTGATGATCAAGCAGCACTACTAAAGCCAGGATATAAACCACTGTCACAGATCGCTCAGGATGATTCGTTTAGAGAGTTTGAATTCAGGCAGTATCTGTTTGCCTGTCAAGCTAAG CTATTATTCAAGTTAAATCGTCCAGTTGAGGTTGCATCAAGAGGTTATTCATTTGTAATCAGCTTCTCCAAGGGATTGGCACTGCACGAG AATACTTTACCTTTTTGTATGCGTGAAGTCTGGGTGATAACTGCTTGCTTGGCGCTAATCAATGCCACCATTTATCATTATAATGACGGAATTGTGGCACCCGATGTGGAAAAGGAGTTCTACAGGCTCCAGGGTGATCTATATTCACTATGCCGAATTAAG TTTCTGAGGCTTGCATATCTAATTGGATATGGAACAGAGATAGAAAGAAGTCCTGTTAACAG TGCTGCACTGAGCATGTTGCCTTGGCCCAAGCCAGCAGTTTGGCCTATAGTTCCCCCTGATGCTTCGTCTGAGGTCCTCACAAAAGAGAAGGCAAGCCATTTAATTTATATATGTGGTCTATGCTGA
- the LOC122094236 gene encoding peptidyl-prolyl cis-trans isomerase CYP37, chloroplastic isoform X1, translating into MASLLSSAIFPHNHCLRRQAFPSIHPLFLLNHTIARKEEVATAARVKIRCLSAKNPSKESPNLHDFSTVPYMSTLLHKMKNIPSAIAVILMFVQFSSPVPSKDWNPWLISAAEAVLYSPDTKVPRTGELALRKAIPANSNMKAMQESLEEISFLLRIPQRKPFGTMEGNVKRALKIATDEKESILGSIPTDLKEKGSVLYASLIDGKGGLLNLLESIKDKDPDRVSVGLASSLDTVADLELLQAPGLSFLLPRQYLKYPRLTGRGTVEFTLQKGDGSAFTPAAGGEPRNVATIQVVIDGYSAPLTAGNFAKLVVDGAYDGVKLNCVNQAVLSDNGVEKNKGYDIPLEIMPSGQFEPLYRTTLSVQDGELPVLPLSVYGAVAMAHSEVSEDSSSPYQFFFYLYDKRNAGLGGLSFDEGQFSVFGYTTLGRDILSQINTGDVIRSARLVEGRDRLILPDES; encoded by the exons ATGGCGTCGCTGTTATCCTCCGCCATTTTCCCCCATAACCATTGTCTTCGAAGACAGGCGTTTCCTTCAATCcaccctttatttcttttgaaCCATACTATTGCGAGGAAAGAAGAAGTAGCAACAGCCGCTCGGGTTAAAATTCGTTGCCTTTCTGCCAAAAATCCTTCAAAG GAATCACCAAACCTGCATGATTTTTCAACAGTGCCATATATGTCGACATTGCTTCATAAAATGAAGAACATTCCGAGTGCAATAGCTGTGATCCTCATGTTTGTCCAATTCTCATCTCCAGTACCTTCGAAGGACTGGAACCCATGGCTAATTTCTGCAGCAGAAGCTGTGCTTTATTCGCCTGACACCAAAGTTCCAAGAACTGGAGAACTTGCTTTAAGAAAAGCGATTCCAGCAAACTCAAACATGAAAGCTATGCAG GAATCTCTTGAGGAAATCTCATTCCTGCTAAGGATTCCACAGAGAAAGCCCTTTGGTACAATGGAAGGGAATGTGAAGAGAGCTCTGAAG ATTGCAACGGATGAGAAGGAATCCATCTTGGGTAGTATACCTACAGATCTTAAGGAAAAGGGTTCTGTGCTGTATGCTTCTCTTATAGATGGAAAG GGTGGTTTGCTGAACCTTCTTGAATCAATTAAGGATAAGGACCCAGATAGAGTCTCAGTAGGTCTTGCATCTTCACTGGATACTGTTGCAGATCTTGAGTTGTTACAG GCTCCAGGATTGTCATTTTTGTTGCCCCGGCAATACTTGAAATACCCGAG GCTTACTGGTAGAGGAACTGTTGAATTCACCCTCCAGAAAGGTGATGGCTCAGCGTTCACTCCAGCTGCTGGTGGGGAACCGAGAAATGTTGCCACAATACAG GTTGTTATTGATGGGTATTCTGCACCATTGACAGCAGGGAACTTTGCAAAACTG GTAGTGGATGGGGCATATGATGGGGTGAAGCTTAACTGTGTGAATCAAGCAGTTCTCTCAGACAATGGGGTCGAGAAGAATAAAGGTTATGACATCCCCTTAGAAATAATGCCATCCGGGCAATTTGAACCACTGTACAGAACAACACTCAGCGTGCAG GATGGGGAATTGCCAGTTCTTCCACTGTCTGTTTATGGGGCAGTTGCTATGGCACACAGTGAGGTCTCAGAGGATTCTTCGTCTCCATACCaatttttcttttacctctATGACAAGAGAAAT GCTGGATTAGGAGGGTTATCTTTTGATGAAGGTCAATTTTCGGTTTTCGG ATACACAACTCTGGGGAGAGATATACTTTCACAGATCAACACGGGAGACGTGATCCGATCAGCAAGACTAGTTGAAGGCCGCGATCGCCTCATATTGCCAGA
- the LOC122094236 gene encoding peptidyl-prolyl cis-trans isomerase CYP37, chloroplastic isoform X2, translating into MASLLSSAIFPHNHCLRRQAFPSIHPLFLLNHTIARKEEVATAARVKIRCLSAKNPSKESPNLHDFSTVPYMSTLLHKMKNIPSAIAVILMFVQFSSPVPSKDWNPWLISAAEAVLYSPDTKVPRTGELALRKAIPANSNMKAMQESLEEISFLLRIPQRKPFGTMEGNVKRALKIATDEKESILGSIPTDLKEKGSVLYASLIDGKGGLLNLLESIKDKDPDRVSVGLASSLDTVADLELLQVVIDGYSAPLTAGNFAKLVVDGAYDGVKLNCVNQAVLSDNGVEKNKGYDIPLEIMPSGQFEPLYRTTLSVQDGELPVLPLSVYGAVAMAHSEVSEDSSSPYQFFFYLYDKRNAGLGGLSFDEGQFSVFGYTTLGRDILSQINTGDVIRSARLVEGRDRLILPDES; encoded by the exons ATGGCGTCGCTGTTATCCTCCGCCATTTTCCCCCATAACCATTGTCTTCGAAGACAGGCGTTTCCTTCAATCcaccctttatttcttttgaaCCATACTATTGCGAGGAAAGAAGAAGTAGCAACAGCCGCTCGGGTTAAAATTCGTTGCCTTTCTGCCAAAAATCCTTCAAAG GAATCACCAAACCTGCATGATTTTTCAACAGTGCCATATATGTCGACATTGCTTCATAAAATGAAGAACATTCCGAGTGCAATAGCTGTGATCCTCATGTTTGTCCAATTCTCATCTCCAGTACCTTCGAAGGACTGGAACCCATGGCTAATTTCTGCAGCAGAAGCTGTGCTTTATTCGCCTGACACCAAAGTTCCAAGAACTGGAGAACTTGCTTTAAGAAAAGCGATTCCAGCAAACTCAAACATGAAAGCTATGCAG GAATCTCTTGAGGAAATCTCATTCCTGCTAAGGATTCCACAGAGAAAGCCCTTTGGTACAATGGAAGGGAATGTGAAGAGAGCTCTGAAG ATTGCAACGGATGAGAAGGAATCCATCTTGGGTAGTATACCTACAGATCTTAAGGAAAAGGGTTCTGTGCTGTATGCTTCTCTTATAGATGGAAAG GGTGGTTTGCTGAACCTTCTTGAATCAATTAAGGATAAGGACCCAGATAGAGTCTCAGTAGGTCTTGCATCTTCACTGGATACTGTTGCAGATCTTGAGTTGTTACAG GTTGTTATTGATGGGTATTCTGCACCATTGACAGCAGGGAACTTTGCAAAACTG GTAGTGGATGGGGCATATGATGGGGTGAAGCTTAACTGTGTGAATCAAGCAGTTCTCTCAGACAATGGGGTCGAGAAGAATAAAGGTTATGACATCCCCTTAGAAATAATGCCATCCGGGCAATTTGAACCACTGTACAGAACAACACTCAGCGTGCAG GATGGGGAATTGCCAGTTCTTCCACTGTCTGTTTATGGGGCAGTTGCTATGGCACACAGTGAGGTCTCAGAGGATTCTTCGTCTCCATACCaatttttcttttacctctATGACAAGAGAAAT GCTGGATTAGGAGGGTTATCTTTTGATGAAGGTCAATTTTCGGTTTTCGG ATACACAACTCTGGGGAGAGATATACTTTCACAGATCAACACGGGAGACGTGATCCGATCAGCAAGACTAGTTGAAGGCCGCGATCGCCTCATATTGCCAGA
- the LOC122094236 gene encoding peptidyl-prolyl cis-trans isomerase CYP37, chloroplastic isoform X3, with translation MASLLSSAIFPHNHCLRRQAFPSIHPLFLLNHTIARKEEVATAARVKIRCLSAKNPSKESPNLHDFSTVPYMSTLLHKMKNIPSAIAVILMFVQFSSPVPSKDWNPWLISAAEAVLYSPDTKVPRTGELALRKAIPANSNMKAMQESLEEISFLLRIPQRKPFGTMEGNVKRALKIATDEKESILGSIPTDLKEKGSVLYASLIDGKVVIDGYSAPLTAGNFAKLVVDGAYDGVKLNCVNQAVLSDNGVEKNKGYDIPLEIMPSGQFEPLYRTTLSVQDGELPVLPLSVYGAVAMAHSEVSEDSSSPYQFFFYLYDKRNAGLGGLSFDEGQFSVFGYTTLGRDILSQINTGDVIRSARLVEGRDRLILPDES, from the exons ATGGCGTCGCTGTTATCCTCCGCCATTTTCCCCCATAACCATTGTCTTCGAAGACAGGCGTTTCCTTCAATCcaccctttatttcttttgaaCCATACTATTGCGAGGAAAGAAGAAGTAGCAACAGCCGCTCGGGTTAAAATTCGTTGCCTTTCTGCCAAAAATCCTTCAAAG GAATCACCAAACCTGCATGATTTTTCAACAGTGCCATATATGTCGACATTGCTTCATAAAATGAAGAACATTCCGAGTGCAATAGCTGTGATCCTCATGTTTGTCCAATTCTCATCTCCAGTACCTTCGAAGGACTGGAACCCATGGCTAATTTCTGCAGCAGAAGCTGTGCTTTATTCGCCTGACACCAAAGTTCCAAGAACTGGAGAACTTGCTTTAAGAAAAGCGATTCCAGCAAACTCAAACATGAAAGCTATGCAG GAATCTCTTGAGGAAATCTCATTCCTGCTAAGGATTCCACAGAGAAAGCCCTTTGGTACAATGGAAGGGAATGTGAAGAGAGCTCTGAAG ATTGCAACGGATGAGAAGGAATCCATCTTGGGTAGTATACCTACAGATCTTAAGGAAAAGGGTTCTGTGCTGTATGCTTCTCTTATAGATGGAAAG GTTGTTATTGATGGGTATTCTGCACCATTGACAGCAGGGAACTTTGCAAAACTG GTAGTGGATGGGGCATATGATGGGGTGAAGCTTAACTGTGTGAATCAAGCAGTTCTCTCAGACAATGGGGTCGAGAAGAATAAAGGTTATGACATCCCCTTAGAAATAATGCCATCCGGGCAATTTGAACCACTGTACAGAACAACACTCAGCGTGCAG GATGGGGAATTGCCAGTTCTTCCACTGTCTGTTTATGGGGCAGTTGCTATGGCACACAGTGAGGTCTCAGAGGATTCTTCGTCTCCATACCaatttttcttttacctctATGACAAGAGAAAT GCTGGATTAGGAGGGTTATCTTTTGATGAAGGTCAATTTTCGGTTTTCGG ATACACAACTCTGGGGAGAGATATACTTTCACAGATCAACACGGGAGACGTGATCCGATCAGCAAGACTAGTTGAAGGCCGCGATCGCCTCATATTGCCAGA